In Candidatus Sedimenticola sp. (ex Thyasira tokunagai), the following proteins share a genomic window:
- a CDS encoding peptidoglycan DD-metalloendopeptidase family protein, translating to MINDYRSQSELGGINSSRSHHRLGLIVLATTILCASAIYASIQIMSGGTTAQIDSNVISTAQQLEAKSGAADTQTVTLQLPIPNINGTSQPFPSKLEVRATETTVTPLQQKRAHEVASPIPQTKTMTAESTPTAPPAADPGKWFIEKVKSGDSLAKIFNRLNLSPNLLHRIVHSGKKAKELANIKPGETLRVRLDGQDGLLELVHQRSPVLSLHILPKDDSFISRVDERALEKRVTHTSGSISNSLYQSAQEAGLSDSLIMELANIFGWDIDFALEIRAGDHFSVIYEENYLDGEKYRNGSILAAEFINRGKVFRAIRHEDENGHSNYYSPKGNSMRKAFLRAPVDFRRISSNFTKSRWHPVLGKKRPHRGVDYAAAIGTHIKAAGDGKVIFRGRKGGYGNTVIIKHANQYTTLYAHMSKFRGKVKKGSRVSQGQVIGYVGKTGRTTGPHLHYELRINGVHRNPRTVKLPSSAPIAKKHRADFTRVSRPLLARLDLISSSRMLAETKTQ from the coding sequence ATGATAAATGACTACAGATCCCAGAGTGAACTTGGTGGTATAAATTCCAGCCGGAGTCACCACCGCCTGGGACTCATCGTCCTCGCAACCACAATTCTTTGTGCCTCTGCGATCTACGCTTCCATTCAGATCATGAGTGGTGGTACCACAGCTCAAATCGATAGTAACGTGATCTCTACAGCCCAGCAGCTGGAAGCTAAAAGTGGTGCAGCAGATACGCAAACGGTCACTCTTCAGCTCCCGATCCCCAACATTAACGGTACCAGCCAGCCATTTCCATCCAAATTAGAGGTCAGAGCGACAGAAACGACCGTTACCCCATTACAGCAGAAGAGAGCTCATGAAGTAGCAAGCCCAATACCCCAGACTAAAACTATGACTGCAGAGTCGACCCCAACAGCTCCACCGGCGGCAGATCCCGGAAAGTGGTTCATCGAAAAGGTGAAATCGGGCGACTCACTGGCAAAAATATTTAATCGGCTTAACCTTTCACCCAACCTACTCCACCGGATTGTGCATAGCGGTAAAAAGGCAAAAGAATTAGCTAACATAAAGCCCGGAGAAACACTCAGAGTCAGGCTAGACGGTCAAGACGGTCTGCTTGAGCTAGTGCATCAGCGGAGCCCAGTCCTCAGCCTGCACATCCTGCCCAAGGACGACAGCTTCATAAGCCGGGTCGATGAGCGAGCCCTGGAGAAACGGGTAACCCACACCAGTGGCAGCATCAGCAACTCCCTCTATCAGAGCGCTCAAGAGGCGGGGCTTTCCGACTCATTGATTATGGAACTGGCCAATATCTTTGGCTGGGATATTGATTTTGCCTTGGAGATACGTGCAGGTGACCACTTCAGTGTCATCTATGAAGAGAACTATCTGGATGGCGAAAAGTATCGCAATGGCTCCATCCTGGCCGCCGAATTTATTAATCGGGGAAAAGTGTTTCGCGCCATCCGGCACGAAGATGAAAATGGCCACAGCAACTACTACTCGCCCAAAGGCAACAGTATGCGCAAGGCATTCCTTCGCGCCCCTGTAGATTTTCGCAGGATATCATCCAATTTCACCAAGTCACGCTGGCACCCGGTATTAGGCAAAAAGCGCCCTCACCGCGGCGTCGATTATGCCGCTGCCATCGGCACCCACATCAAGGCGGCTGGTGATGGCAAAGTGATCTTTCGGGGTCGCAAAGGGGGCTATGGCAATACTGTCATCATCAAACACGCCAACCAGTACACCACCCTTTACGCTCATATGTCCAAGTTCCGCGGCAAGGTCAAGAAGGGTAGTCGTGTAAGCCAGGGGCAGGTAATCGGCTATGTCGGTAAGACAGGTCGTACCACCGGCCCCCACCTTCACTATGAGCTCCGAATCAATGGCGTTCATCGCAACCCAAGAACTGTGAAGCTGCCAAGCAGCGCACCCATCGCAAAGAAGCACCGTGCTGACTTCACTCGTGTAAGCCGGCCGCTGCTGGCCCGACTGGACCTGATCTCGAGCAGCCGAATGTTGGCAGAGACGAAGACTCAGTAG